One stretch of Miscanthus floridulus cultivar M001 chromosome 18, ASM1932011v1, whole genome shotgun sequence DNA includes these proteins:
- the LOC136522580 gene encoding uncharacterized protein — MRHKPDDLDIVEWHYLVLYFGSDKFQRLSTTNSSNSQHRQTIHLTGSKPFSQVSHKQRNLETGEEPDALTFWRSTRTKEGRWSSDAAKEIYASAFSKIVERIELEASVISKEQEMHILHETYKETTGCRSRKGPGHGYMAKYPTRSQLMNERIEEQARASALAAAAQQKNIEMQAKVDKLKEQLTVQAAERESNKEKIQQLQHQLESTSSKIREELRQELFSLIKQQNHAPPLNAAPTTTAPQPAETTIHPSEFTTNATGIENMAAVSANEVADLAQAGTESALGIHNAPSNGPAVVPTPSQGPEQMQKTVADSELLSNKMSIQPSRLTRSNANILLFPNDRGSNETVKFITSHTLRNNAANKKRVTRKK; from the exons atgagacataAGCCAGATGATTTGGACATTGTGGAGTGGCACTACTTGGTGTTGTATTTTGGAAGTGACAAATTCCAG CGATTAAGCACCACAAACTCTAGCAATTCCCAGCATCGACAGACAATACATCTTACAGGATCAAAACCTTTTTCACAAGTTAGTCATAAGCAG AGAAACCTGGAGACTGGTGAAGAGCCAGATGCTTTGACATTTTGGAGGAGTACACGCACCAAGGAGGGCCGATGGTCTTCTGATGCTGCTAAGGAAATATAT GCAAGCGCCTTCTCCAAAATTGTAGAGAGAATTGAGTTGGAAGCTTCTGTGATTTCAAAAGAACAAGAAATGCACATTCTTCATGAAACCTACAAGGAAACCACTGGATGCAGGAGCAGGAAAGGTCCTGGACATGGATACATGGCAAAGTATCCGACCCGAAGCCAACTTATGAATGAACGAATTGAAGAGCAAGCTCGTGCATCTGCATTAGCTGCAGCAGCCCAACAGAAGAATATTGAGATGCAAGCTAAGGTAGACAAGTTAAAAGAACAGCTTACCGTTCAAGCCGCTGAGAGGGAGAGCAACAAGGAAAAAATTCAGCAGCTGCAACATCAACTGGAGAGTACAAGTAGCAAGATTAGAGAAGAACTAAGGCaagagttgttttcactaatcaaacaaCAGAATCATGCACCGCCTTTG AATGCTGCACCAACCACAACAGCCCCTCAGCCTGCAGAAACAACCATTCATCCTTCAGAATTCACGACCAATGCTACTGGTATTGAAAATATG GCTGCTGTTAGTGCAAATGAAGTTGCAGATTTAGCACAG GCTGGTACAGAATCTGCGTTGGGCATACATAATGCACCTTCTAATGGGCCTGCTGTTGTTCCCACTCCCAGCCAAGGACCAGAACAAATGCAAAAG ACTGTAGCAGACAGTGAAttattgagcaataagatgagtATCCAACCTAGTCGCCTCACTCGTAGCAATGCCAACATATTACTTTTCCCAAATGACAGAGGCAGTAATGAGACTGTGaaatttattacttcacataCACTGAGGAATAATGCTGCAAATAAAAAGCGAGTTACGAGAAAGAAATGA